Proteins found in one Populus alba chromosome 14, ASM523922v2, whole genome shotgun sequence genomic segment:
- the LOC118041882 gene encoding uncharacterized protein, with product MGNCVFKGFSLEVEEMIKVVTTNGGIMELYSPITAECITNEFPGHAIYRSRDLFSQPLFHNEELHGGQLYYLLPINTSTTSLNNTNNNSSINSLSSSTSSSKLTPYRISFDNQRMLKRSSTEAEVFPRYNSTGVWKVKLVICPEQLAEILAQETRTEELIESVRTVAKCGNGVSSSLANSDQSSLSSSRKGSSDQKFCRDI from the coding sequence ATGGGGAATTGTGTTTTCAAAGGATTTAGCTTAGAAGTAGAAGAAATGATAAAAGTTGTGACAACAAATGGTGGTATCATGGAGTTGTACTCACCCATCACAGCAGAGTGCATAACCAACGAGTTTCCTGGCCACGCCATCTACCGTAGCCGTGACCTCTTCTCTCAACCTCTCTTCCACAATGAAGAACTCCACGGCGGCCAACTCTACTACCTTCTCCCTATAAACACCAGCACTACCTCATTGAACAATAcaaacaacaacagcagcataAATTCTTTGTCTTCTTCTACTTCATCATCCAAACTTACGCCTTATCGGATTTCGTTTGATAATCAGAGGATGTTGAAGCGATCATCTACGGAAGCTGAGGTGTTTCCCAGGTATAATAGCACAGGGGTTTGGAAGGTTAAGCTAGTGATATGCCCCGAGCAGTTGGCAGAGATACTGGCACAAGAGACACGAACTGAGGAGTTGATAGAGAGTGTGAGGACTGTTGCTAAGTGTGGAAATGGGGTCTCTTCTTCACTGGCTAACTCGGATCAATCAAGTTTATCTAGTAGCCGGAAAGGATCGTCGGATCAGAAATTTTGTAGGGATATTTAA